In SAR202 cluster bacterium, a single genomic region encodes these proteins:
- a CDS encoding methionyl-tRNA formyltransferase: MKLVFMGTPEFAAPVLSALLDAGHNVVGVYTQPDRPSGRGNKTAPSPVKQLALDCGLPVFQPESLKPQEVKDEMAALAPEALIVAAYGLFLPRATLEMAPLGALNIHPSMLPKYRGPSPITTALLNGDRRTGVTIMKLDSGMDTGPIIAQREVEIRPDETAPELTERLFRLGAVLLTEVLALWEAGVLHAEPQDDSQAIVTRLLTKEDGEIDWGQDADRIARQVRAYQPWPGSYTHWDGKLIKVLEAEAAGPAAAAPPGTVAQIHGGELVIAAGAGVLVVRRLQIEGKKPATAREFTQGYPSFVGARVGRKVG, from the coding sequence ATGAAACTCGTATTCATGGGCACACCAGAATTTGCTGCGCCGGTGCTCTCGGCGCTGCTGGACGCCGGCCACAACGTCGTCGGCGTCTACACACAGCCGGACAGGCCGTCCGGCCGCGGCAACAAGACAGCGCCTTCGCCCGTGAAGCAGTTAGCGCTCGATTGCGGGTTGCCGGTTTTCCAGCCGGAGTCGCTCAAACCCCAGGAGGTCAAAGACGAGATGGCCGCGCTGGCCCCCGAGGCGCTCATCGTCGCCGCTTACGGCCTCTTCCTGCCCAGGGCAACTCTCGAGATGGCCCCCCTCGGCGCTCTGAATATTCACCCCTCCATGCTTCCGAAGTACCGCGGACCCTCGCCGATCACGACCGCGCTCCTGAACGGCGACCGCAGAACAGGCGTGACCATTATGAAGCTGGACTCCGGCATGGACACCGGTCCGATCATCGCGCAGCGCGAGGTCGAGATACGCCCGGACGAGACCGCGCCGGAGCTGACGGAGCGGCTCTTCCGGCTCGGCGCGGTGCTGCTGACGGAGGTGCTTGCGCTGTGGGAGGCCGGCGTCCTCCACGCCGAGCCGCAGGACGACTCACAGGCGATCGTCACCCGGCTGCTGACGAAGGAGGACGGCGAAATCGATTGGGGCCAGGACGCCGACCGGATCGCCCGCCAGGTGCGCGCCTACCAGCCGTGGCCGGGCTCGTACACGCACTGGGACGGCAAGCTCATCAAGGTCCTGGAGGCGGAGGCCGCCGGTCCGGCTGCCGCAGCGCCGCCGGGTACTGTAGCGCAGATTCACGGAGGCGAGCTTGTTATAGCCGCAGGCGCGGGCGTACTTGTCGTCAGGCGCCTGCAGATTGAGGGCAAAAAGCCCGCAACGGCGCGGGAATTCACGCAAGGCTACCCATCGTTCGTCGGGGCGCGGGTTGGGAGGAAGGTGGGGTAG
- a CDS encoding ATP-binding protein, with amino-acid sequence MSTPTLIIVSGPPAAGKTTIAKKLSGDLLLPHLSKDIIKESLFDTLGRSDRDWSKKVGFASITLLFKLVDIEMQARRAVILEGNFKPRIDGERFEELRRKYSPSIVEVYCYATPEVLLSRFRNRATSANRHPGHVENGSTSGFQLDELVASLSDGTYSPMNQISEVIRVDTTDFAAIDYDGILGTVRSALAGSPERRES; translated from the coding sequence ATGTCAACGCCAACTCTTATTATCGTCTCCGGCCCGCCCGCCGCCGGCAAGACCACAATAGCCAAGAAACTGTCCGGCGATCTGCTATTGCCGCACCTGAGCAAAGATATCATCAAGGAGTCTCTGTTCGATACTTTGGGCCGGAGCGACCGCGATTGGTCGAAGAAGGTCGGATTCGCGAGCATCACGCTCCTCTTCAAGCTGGTGGACATCGAGATGCAGGCCCGGCGGGCGGTCATCCTCGAGGGGAACTTCAAACCGCGAATCGACGGCGAGCGCTTTGAGGAACTGCGGCGGAAATACTCGCCGTCTATCGTTGAGGTGTACTGCTACGCAACCCCGGAAGTCCTGCTGTCCAGGTTCAGAAACCGTGCGACGAGCGCCAACAGACACCCCGGCCATGTCGAGAACGGCAGCACCTCCGGCTTTCAGTTAGATGAGCTAGTCGCGTCCCTGTCCGACGGCACATACAGCCCCATGAACCAAATCAGCGAGGTTATACGCGTCGACACCACTGACTTCGCCGCTATCGACTATGATGGCATTCTGGGCACGGTCAGGTCGGCGCTGGCGGGGAGCCCGGAGCGGAGGGAGTCATGA
- a CDS encoding cupin domain-containing protein yields the protein MTIINHRDVPETPWRPRYRMWHIAGPQQGLSSRLSYSEVAPGAGAPLHFHESDEIIVVLSGELEVRIGEHTHRVGADHTIAVPPGTPHGFTVSGESDARLYTFFPVSDPFGKTTFLEGTPPPTASR from the coding sequence ATGACCATCATCAACCACCGCGATGTCCCCGAGACGCCCTGGCGGCCGCGGTACAGGATGTGGCACATCGCCGGGCCGCAGCAGGGTCTGTCGTCGCGCCTGTCATATTCCGAGGTCGCGCCCGGCGCGGGGGCTCCCCTGCACTTCCACGAGAGCGACGAAATCATTGTCGTGCTCTCAGGTGAGCTCGAGGTCAGGATCGGTGAGCATACCCACCGGGTAGGCGCCGACCATACGATCGCCGTCCCTCCAGGAACGCCGCATGGCTTCACAGTCTCTGGAGAGAGCGATGCGCGGCTGTACACCTTCTTTCCCGTGTCCGACCCTTTCGGCAAGACGACGTTCCTTGAGGGGACCCCGCCTCCTACCGCCTCCCGGTAA